The genomic window actttgtgcacgttcaaagtgcgcgccgtcgtATGGCGTTCTTAAATGTTCAAGGCGATCCCATCACGACGGACGAAGATACGGCGCTATAGGAGACTCTGctgcgtttaccttggcgttttacattatttaaggacgcagcgggatcgccgcGAGGACGCAGATctggtgtgacaggggtttaacTGATAGCATATGTTTAAAATTACAGAGCGGAGAAAAAGCTTAAATAACAGTCTGAAACTAGGCTCTATTAACGCACAGTCGTTGACTTCCGGGTTTATCAACCAAGATGTCTTCCACGGGCCGTAAACTGTAAGTACGTATCCCCATGTTAATGAGTAAGtggtttttttctaaattataaatttgtctATCGATCTTTTCTTATTGACCATTATGGCATTGTATTTAACGCTGTTAGATTACTACTTGAAAGTATTTTTTAGAACCGTTTCAAAGGCACAGaatcatacatttaaaataaataatcatatcatatctttgtatttgaaataagaagaaaaaatgcaTTCTCATTCGTGGGCTGCATAACTTAGATTTGTTTCATGTTTAATTAATGATCTTTTGTTTTAGATGATGTCGGGACATAATACTAAAAGCATGAAGTACACACACCGTTGCATTTCTTTACTTTTAGTAATATGTAAGTAGCCTAATTTTACTGTTCTATGGTTTAAAAGGGATTTCTAAtagataaatatacaatattattcaatatttacattattttgcaAAAGTTCCTTATAAAACCCTAGGGAAAAGCGAAAACGTTTATTTCCGAGTGAGATTTTAAATGACGATAGAATGATTGCTGCACGCGTATGTTGTTCGACAGAgaattattataaacataacaaaatggttatgtaaaataatttggtagaatttgtctttttcaaacgtaaatataagtaataaacagcaattttgtCTAGTttaccgggatatgaacttggttggtacatgATTAAATCATTTGAGAAGCCCTtcaggcttcacaggatttgattaCGTGACTAACCAAGTTCATATTCCGGTGAACTTTTTTacatgctgtttatttctaaaTAGCATGTCGATTAAAAGACTTCTTTTTACAAAGGGGAAATATATAACTATTTATCGAATAACTATCTGAATCAATATAAACCAACTCTTTTTTCAATATcgaaacataggtaatcacagattacaaagctcacccaGACGGGGCATCGCCTTTATCCTATGAtattatacgatattgtgtcatataaaatatgatacaatatgatattgtcatatatattgaaacaatatgatattgttacatatgacattgtatcaatatatgatattgtataataaactATAATATGGAAATGTGTTgtgttatatataattgtatatcatcaatacaatataataaaaaaatattatataatatcatatgttacaatatcgtATCACATAACAAtactgtaacatatgatattacattgtatgatatgataccatgatatcaatatataatattgtattatatagtagttttgtttgatattgtatcatataaaatacATCTTATATTGAATCACTTgatacaatacaataagatACAACAATGTATCAAATGATATAGTGCAATATCATATGCTTCTCTATCTTGGAATAAAATTATGTATCATATAGTACAGATTCATATCaatcaatatcatatcatatgatacaattttatgtgatacaataatacattttataatacaatttcatattatacCATGATGacttaaatgatacaatattatatataatacaatattgtatcatatgatacaatattatcttacaatattatgtgatacaATACTATGTCATATAATAGAATAacgtattatataatattgtatcataatatacactataatatataacaaaatcatgataatatcattatgttatttttttttttacaatttaatattgtttcatataacacaacagtgtatcatatcatacaatactgtatcccaaaaaaacatgttatataatttaactacaaacacatacatgtatatcaagcAAGTATGAGTAAGGTTtgggtgaagttaggaccagtaataactaagatataatcatcagagggcacctgctcttaaaactttaaccagctaaaaactttaaccttaTTCAGCATCTTAAAAACCTGGCtttgattcagcattcaagcctgtcaagtgtatcagtatcataagactcaccatccatgcaagtttggtgattTTAGGACCtgtagtaacttagaaatggtTATCAAATTGCACATGCCCCCCAAAACTTTAACCTGCCTCAAAAACATTAACTAACTTCCTTTaacatctgaaattcatggcccagattcagcatcaaAGACTTTCAAGTTCATAAGTAGGCCCAGATGAATCATACATGCAGGTTTGGTTTGGTGAAAATACGACAAGTGATATTTTAGATACAGGACTTAcaccgacgccgggggtatagcataagcccccccccccccccccccccccccgatttcgTCTTGGAGAGCTAAAAGAGAAATAACCACATGTTATAACTATACAAAAGTAATTAGACgtccttcattatttttctctctGCTTTGACTAAAAATTCAAGTCCTCAAGtcctatattttttaaaaataatttcggCCTCCTTGTTTTAGCAAAACCGGAAGTGAGAACAAACATTCTTTATATATTGTTACATGTTCATTTGGTTTTAAAAGTCCTTTGTGTAAGAAAAAGGGTAAGTTGCTCAATAGTATACAGTTTCTatcaaaaattgtattaatgaaacaaaatattgaccGGTAGGGACGACGGCTGTGAAGATAATacatatcatgtacatataaaaataacGATCTAAAAATAGATTGCTGCTTTAGCACTATAACTTGAGGCGTGTTCAACAGAGAGAGCGCCcgcgagcgctcgccaaaatttgtgttgcgggtatagggaattttggcgagcgctcgcgaGCACCCGCTCTGTTGAACAGGCCTCTGTTTTAAGATCTTGCGCGAGCAAACTCGTAACATGGAAAATTTATGTAGTATCTGAAATAatgaaagggtttttttttgcaaaaattctTTTAGCTTAGCATAGGTGTTCTTTGTAATACATCACGAAACGACAAAAAGTATGTTTGATTCTATATCTGCATGcacattttatcttatatcaGTCCCGCTTATTCTGTGAATTTTGATTGCTATAGTTATAACTTTTACTGAGATTTCTTCTGCACAGAATTGGAAGAGGGAAACTCagtgagatatttgagatatctcaacagaaaaatacattgtttattcatttagaAAGGCATTATGCATTGGAATTAaattgcaagtacatgtattaaaaataagcTCACATGTAAAGGTGTTTATGTAATTCATGTACATTTTCTCGtgaaaattgattatttaatatagaatgtattgaatatttaaatagaATAGCCTAATCATTCCACTGCCTAAAGTTTAACAGCTCATACACAAGGGTTGTGTGGATtgttattgattaaaaagacaTTGAAAGataatacatatgtaaatttgtatattatatatgtatatacatattaaaaaaaatcataaattatatttttttctattgcaATACATGAGTATACTGATATCCCCTGATGATAATCAAATCATTGTAAACTGATCAACAAGAAAACAGATTGTAATACATTTAATACCATATACAGATGTACGACAAAAATTATTGTCGTTCAAAAATAAGAAATGGCAAACcacttcaaaatatttcaacatataTTTGGAATTGGGCTTAACAAGTTCATCACAACTCgtataaaaattaacaatattctAAGGTGATTTGTAAATGACGTAGCTCCAGCATGTGATACAAAAAAACACTactgatgacgtcataatacaaaaaacaCTATTAGGTAGTAAGAATAAtcccaattttaaaaaatataacaaacaagatatatttacatatgCAATTGCAGCAGAAAACACACAATGATTACATGAATGCAATTATCTAACAATAATGCTGTAACCATTGAACTAATTAATATATGGATGTGTTTCATACATACAAATGTGGATGTCCTTTGATGGGTAGCATGTCATTTTTGGCTATGATTAAGAAAAGCAATAGTGACACTTGGTTGTAAATTACGAGTCTAATGATtatcatttcataaaatttgtaatcataTATTCACATACATTCACACAAGCTAGTTTATTCTGTATTTACAGATAGCGTATTTCTGGTGATGACAGAGAGTTGCCGAATTTCACACTATACTGATGATTGTGGAAATAAAGGATTGCTGTGGAACTGTAGTGGCTTTAACATCTCCAAATTACCAACACTGTTACCTCCTGAGTTAAAGAATCGCACTATAACTCTGGATTTATCTTTCAATCATTTTTCCTTCTTGACAGAATATACGTTTCGACAGGTAGCCACCTATTCCAACGTGACTTCAGTAATTTTAAACCACAACAAAATAACAAGGATCGAAAATCGGACTTTTCAAAAACTGACCTCCTTGTGCAGTTTGGATCTCTCGTTTGCAAaccttgaaaaaaatcaaatcgaCTCCAATGTATTTTCTAAACTTGATGAATTACAGGTTCTTCTAattcatcaaaacaattttcaaagattGGGATACCCTGATATACAGCTTTCAAAACTACCTTCATTGAAACACCTAAAAATTGATCTCTTTTTTGGATTTGCATTTACAAAACCATTTGAAAATCTTACAAGTTTATCTCAACTAGAATTCGAAATTCTCAACGATTTTAAGTTAACCAGTACTTCTTTTCAAGGTCTTAATCGCTCTCCAATCAACAGTctaattatgtattttaaagaccACGTAGATTGTGACGTTTCAGAAGACATTTTTTGCTCATTTCCATACTTAAATcaagaaattcaaataaatttcgGTGGTAGGTGCAGTGTTCATGTTGCATTAAGGTCCCTGAAATGTTTGCAAAATCGTGAAATACAACAACTTGATTTAAGTGAAAACAAGGAAACCTTTGAATCTGATGTAATTATCATAGATGATACATCATTTGAGTACCTTGTCAACATCTGTGTAAGAGTGCTTTATTTAGGAAACAACGATATTATCTATCTAAAGGCAGATATATATAGAACAACATTATGGGCTTGCTTAAATACTATCAGCCTCAACTATAATGACATACAACATGTTGATTTGAATGCAATTTTCGCTTTTTTTACTTGTCCATTACTGCAAAGTATGGATTTATGCTGCAATACTCAATCACCCCGTATTGCGGTAAATAACTCTACGTATCTTCTAAAGCAAATGCATCCATTTCTTAAACTTTATCTACCAAAGAATCTTAAGGTTTTTGactattcatataattttattcacGATGCCCATGAATGGCCTTTGCAAgtagaaatttttggaaaaagcATGGAAGAGTTGTATCTCATAAAAACAAACGTCCCTCTGATGATAAAAGGTATTTTCAATTTTCCGTCACTGTCTATCCTCGATTTATCGAAAAATGACTTTGCAAACATCCACCCTGATATATTTCAAGGCGTAAAAAACCTTCAGCAATTACATGCGGTTGATGTCAACTTAGATTTtactaataatttaatttccgatagattgtttaaaaatctgaaacacTTGACTAAACTTGATATTTCTAAAAACAGGTTAACTTTTCTACCCTCTTTCCTTTTGGAAGACCAGAAGAATTCTTTAACAGAGATTAATCTTGATCATAATATGTTCTCTGCACTCTCAAATTCCTTGGTGGAACTAGAAAATTTAAACACACTCTATGTGCGGTACAACTCGATATCAAGGATATCTGAGAAAGATCAGagatattttaaatcatttaaaaatttctcaATTTATTTAGAAGGCAATCCGATTTCCTGCACATGCTTAAACGCTCAGTCTTTGAGGTGGATGAAAAACCATCAATATGTCTTTTCAGATCTTTCTGGGTTACTCTGTATAGAGAGTAAAACTGCAATTGTTGAATTGTTTAACGAAAACATGTGGCGAAAATTTGAACTAGATTGTCAGACCACCGAGTGGCTGATATTTTCTGTTGGATTGCTGGTATTAACATTGTTAACACTCATCATAATAGCTGTCATTAACAGATACCGTGTCCATTTGGAGTACGTTGTTCTAAGAATAAAACAAAGATGGAAAGGCGTTTATTTACCAACCCAGGGAGATATGTTTCTGCATGATGTCTACGTTTCTTATTGTGATGAAGACCTTTCATGGATCACTGATAGTTTATATCCAAGACTTCAAATCTTAAATTTAAAAGCGTggtttaaagaaaaagattCAATTCCAGGAGGTTGGGTATCGGAAGAAATTGTCAACTGCGTCAACGATAGCAGGAAAGTGATATTTATCGTGAGCGAAAGTTTCCTGGACAAAGGATGGCAGTCATATGCTGTTCAAATGGCCATAACACACGCATTTCGTAACCAACGTCAAAAATCGATTGTGGTTATAATTAAAGATGGACTTCCTCTGGAAAGACTACCAAAGGAATTCAAACACATATGGTGGTGTATTGAGCATCTTAGATGGCCAGAGGATGATACAAATGACGATATGATACTTTCGGAGTTATCTAATGTTTTGAAAACTGAATAAACATTGTACTTGACTTTTGGAGAAATTCTTATTTTGGATACTTGTAGTtatcttttcttcattttaaaaatttcggCTTAAAATTAGTTCATGAAGCATCTAATGAACATATACAATGATAAAAACAGAGAGTATTTCTggaaatgttttgataaaacttttttttcacattcgacaatgtaattttttatttttttttggaatatttGCAAGATCAGAGCCTCTAGGTTGTTCTATTTCAACCGATCTCAGGTTTAGTTTAGTAATATGTTTACCAATTGCATGTACAAAGACCTAGGGTTGACTTGATGTAAACCTGCAAGCAAGCGAAGGAGACACAGTTTAGTCGCGTATGAACCAATTGCAAGCCAGGCTTCTGAGTTGATTCAATGTAAAAAAGAGTGTTGCTTGACAGTAAGATCTATTGATAAATAGATCAAGTTATTTtatagggattttttttaacggGATGCCTAAATcacaaaaatttaaagaaatcaaatgacgagtatttgaaattaatttgtagTATATAGAATCTTTTTCTTCCTTGTATTTCTATGTAATATTCCTTGTTTTGTTATTCGAATTCAACTTCAATATCAAATTCGAAAACAAGATAAGTATTTTTGTTTTCCTTGTATGTTATTATGTATCTTTATGCGGAAACTATGCAAGACAATTACAAAGGTTAACAGAAAAAGCCATTATTATATGCTTTTACACATATTTGACTTGTATATTGTCATACTGTAATCGACAGCAGGCATTACAACGTTGTTCCAACGTTGGTACAACGTCACCCTTTAACGTTGAAATGACGTTAAATATGAAAGTTGAATGGAAGTTTAAATTTCGACGTTGATTCAATGTCTTCTGACGTTTATCCAATTctgattttggttaaaaatggttaaattttCGTCATTCACCTCTTCGTGTAATTATATTTTCTGAACAATAACCAAAGTATAGTTGAAATAATTacacaatatat from Magallana gigas chromosome 9, xbMagGiga1.1, whole genome shotgun sequence includes these protein-coding regions:
- the LOC136271820 gene encoding toll-like receptor 4, whose amino-acid sequence is MMSGHNTKSMKYTHRCISLLLVIYSVFLVMTESCRISHYTDDCGNKGLLWNCSGFNISKLPTLLPPELKNRTITLDLSFNHFSFLTEYTFRQVATYSNVTSVILNHNKITRIENRTFQKLTSLCSLDLSFANLEKNQIDSNVFSKLDELQVLLIHQNNFQRLGYPDIQLSKLPSLKHLKIDLFFGFAFTKPFENLTSLSQLEFEILNDFKLTSTSFQGLNRSPINSLIMYFKDHVDCDVSEDIFCSFPYLNQEIQINFGGRCSVHVALRSLKCLQNREIQQLDLSENKETFESDVIIIDDTSFEYLVNICVRVLYLGNNDIIYLKADIYRTTLWACLNTISLNYNDIQHVDLNAIFAFFTCPLLQSMDLCCNTQSPRIAVNNSTYLLKQMHPFLKLYLPKNLKVFDYSYNFIHDAHEWPLQVEIFGKSMEELYLIKTNVPLMIKGIFNFPSLSILDLSKNDFANIHPDIFQGVKNLQQLHAVDVNLDFTNNLISDRLFKNLKHLTKLDISKNRLTFLPSFLLEDQKNSLTEINLDHNMFSALSNSLVELENLNTLYVRYNSISRISEKDQRYFKSFKNFSIYLEGNPISCTCLNAQSLRWMKNHQYVFSDLSGLLCIESKTAIVELFNENMWRKFELDCQTTEWLIFSVGLLVLTLLTLIIIAVINRYRVHLEYVVLRIKQRWKGVYLPTQGDMFLHDVYVSYCDEDLSWITDSLYPRLQILNLKAWFKEKDSIPGGWVSEEIVNCVNDSRKVIFIVSESFLDKGWQSYAVQMAITHAFRNQRQKSIVVIIKDGLPLERLPKEFKHIWWCIEHLRWPEDDTNDDMILSELSNVLKTE